The DNA region cggagaaagtaaaataaaggagtacaatctttcgccagagcgtgctgagatactgtacaagggaaCAGTGtaaaggcgactctcctcaatattgagtccaaatttaattatgtctctgtttgattctttgcttcttgtcttgtttaatagatgccatcagtgtttgaacctaagAGTCCTCCTGAGACTTTGGGTTTGGTTGACGATATTGTTCTGACCATAATTCAACGTGTGGTTGGCTGAGCTTCCCACTCAATAACATGAAATGTGACCAGAAAAAACCCCGACTGTACTGGTAAGAGAAATAAACTTTCTGCCGAAACAAAAAAGAGGttttagtgtgtttgtgtgtgaagaGCTAGGAAAAAAACCACATGATCTGACACCTGATTTCTAATAGGGATGTGACCTTCGTGAACGAACCGAGTTTTTTTATCGATGAGAACTGATTCCCAGTTTTTTATGCACATTAAAAAACAAAGTCACCCAATTGGCAAATGGACTACAACATGTCAAATAATacctttttcaaaaaaaaaatacatttatatttttaaaagtttttatttttaatccacTTGTCTATTTAATTGTCCTTACATGTAAAATAGTTTAAGTGCACACACACCAGGGCCTGATTGTCACTTGTAATCAGGAGCACAGGAGTTCAACattgggcacacacacacacacacacacacacacacacacacacacacacacacacacacacacacagatgtttATTTcccaatgttcttttttatttatttatgaattcatttgatagggaaatcctaATACATGTACTGAGAAACAGAGACTTTTCCCCATTCCCTccaacataaatttaaaaaacctccatttcagtcacagtggggGGCCATGTCCTGCCTTCCTCTTCATCACAATGTCCTGCCTTCCTCTTCATCACAATGTCCTGCCTTCCTCTTCATCACAATGTCCTGCCTTCCTCTTCATCACAATGTCCTGCCTTCCTCTTCATCACAATGTCCTGCCTTCCTCTTCATCACAATGTCCTGCCTTCCTCTTCATCACAATGTCCTGCCTTCCTCTTCATCACAATGTCCTGCCTTCCTCTTCATCACAATGTCCTGCCTTCCTCTTCATCACAAGCACATATAAAATCAAGcaaactgacaaaaaaaaaaaaggtacaaaaacaTACAGAGAGGTGTCACtgcataaaaacaaaagaaaaataatgaaaggcctactgaaagccactactagcgaccacgcagtctgatagtttatatatcaatgatgacatcttaacattgcaacacatgccaatacggccgcgttaacttataaagtgacattttacatttcctggcaaacttccgcttgaaaaggtctatgtatgatgacgtatgtatgatgacgtatgtgtgatgacgtatgtatgatgacgtatgtatgatgacttatgtatgatgacgtatgtgtgatgacgtatgtatgatgacgtatgtgtgatgacgtatgtatgatgacgtatgtatgatgacgtatgtatgatgacgtatgtgtgatgacgtatgtatgatgacgtatgtatgatgacgtatgtgtgatgacgtatgtatgatgacgtatgtgtgatgacgtatgtatgatgacgtatgtatgatgacgtatgtatgatgacgtatgtgtgatgacgtatgtatgatgacgtatgtatgatgacgtatgtgtgatgacgtatgtatgatgacgtatgtatgatgacgtatgtataatgacgtatgtatgatgacgtatgtgtgatgacgtatgtgtgatgacgtatgtatgatgacgtatgtatgatgacgtatgtatgatgacgtatgtgtgatgacgtatgtatgatgacgtatgtatgatgacgtatgtatgatgacgtatgtgtgatgacgtatgtgtgatgacgtatgtatgatgacgtatgtgtgatgacgtatgtgtgatgacgtatgtatgatgacgtatgtatgatgacgtatgtatgatgacgtatgtgtgatgacgtatgtgtgatgccgtatgtgtgatgacgtatgtatgatgacgtatgtatgatgacgtatgtatgatgacgtatgtgtgatgacgtatgtgtgatgccgtatgtatgatgacgtatgtatgatgacgtatgtatgatgacgtatgtatgatgacgtatgcgcgtgacgtcaatggttgaagtggAAGTATTGGGAcgaattgtatccaatacaaaaagctctgttttcatctcataattccacagtattctggacatctgtgttggtgaatcttttgcaatttgtttaatgaacaatggagacagcaaagaagaaagctgtaggtgggatcggtgtattagcggctggctgcagcaacacaaccaggaggacttacttggaggacttacttggatagcagacgcgctatccgacgctagccgccgaccgcacggatgattgggtgaagtccttcgtccttccgtcgatcgctggaacgcaggtgagcacgggtgatgatgagcagatgagggctggctggcgtaggtggagagctaatgtttttagcatagctctgtgaggtcccgtagctaagttagcttcaatggcgtcgttagcaacagcattgttaagcttcgccagcctggaaagtattaaccgtgtagttacatgtccatggtttaatagtattgttgatcttctgcctatccttccagtcaggggtttatttcttttgtttctatctgcatttaagcacgatgctatcacattagctccgtagctaaagtgcttcgccgatgtattgtcgtggagataaaagtcactgtgaatgtccatttcgcgttctggactctcattttcaagaggatatagtatcccaggtgctttcaaatacaaatccgtgatccacaatagaaaaaggagagagtgtggaatccaatgagccagcttgtacctaagttacggtcagagcgaaaaaagatacgtcctgcactgcactctagtccttcactctcacgttcctcatccacgaatctttcatcctggctcaaattaatggggtaatcgtcgctttctctgtccgaatcgctctcgctgctggtgtaaacaatggggaaatgtgaggagcctttcaacctgtgacgtcacgctacttctggtacaggcagggctttttttttatcagtgactaaaagttgcgaactttattgtcgatgttctctactaaatcctttcagcaaaaatatggcaatatcgcgacatgatcaagtatgacacatagaatggatctgctatccccgtttcaataaaaaaaaatcatttcagtaggcctttaaggtaagtAGAAAGGTTCATTGTCcacagtgagtgtcacatttgTCCTATAgtatctttaatttagctatgtaactcatcatatagtgtctttaatttagtTATGTAACTcaacatattgtgtctttaatttagttatgtaactcatcatatagtgtctttaatttagtAACTCAACATAtagtgtctttaaaggcctactgaaagccactactagcaaccacgcagtctgatagtttatatatcaatgatgaaatcttaacattgcaacacatgccaatacggccgggttaacttataaagtgacattttaaaattcccgggaaatatccggctgaaacatcgcggtaggatgacgtatgcgcgtgacgaagtccgagtaacggaagttatggtaccccgtaaaatcctatacaaaaagctctgttttcatttcataattccacagtattctggacatcttttgcaatttttttaatgaacaatgaaggctgcaaagaagacagttgtaggtgggatcagtgtattagcagcggactacagcaacacaaccaggaggactttgttggagcgctagccgcgctagccgtcgacttcaccttgacttcctacgtctccgggccgccaaacgcatcgggtgaagtccttcgtccttctgccgatcgctggaacgcaggtgagcacgggtgttgatgagcaaatgagggctggctggcgtaggtggagagctaatgtttttagcatagctctgtgcagtctggttgctaagttagcttcaatggcgtcgttagcacagcattgttaaccttcgccagcctggaaagcattaaccgtgtatttacatgtccacggtttaatagtattgttgattttctatctatccttccagtcaggggtttatttcttttgtttctatatgcagttaaagcaagatgctatcacgttagctcgtagctaaagcatttcgctgatgtattgtcgtggagataaaaggcactgaatgtccatttcgcgttctggactctcattttcaagaggatatagtatcccaggtgctttaaaatacaaatctgtgatctacaatagaaaaaggagagagtgtggaatccaatgagccagcttgtacctaagttacggtcagagcgaaaaaagatacgtccatcactgcctctcaagtccttcactgtaacgttcctcatctacgaatctttcatcctcgctcaaattaatggggtaatcgtcgctttctcggtccgaatctctctcgctccattgtaaacaacggggaattgtgaggaatactagctcctgtgacgtcacgctacttccgctacaggcaaggcttttttttatcagccagcaaaagttgcgaactttatcgtcgattttctctactaaatcctttcagcaaaaatatggcaatatcgcgaaatgatcaagtatgacacatagaatggatctgctattcctgtttaaattgtaaaaaatcatttcagtaggcctttaagtgctacTTGTGAGAAGATCTTTGATCACACACTACAACTTAAGTGCTACTTGTGAGAAGATCTTTGATCACACACTGCAACTTAAGTGCTACTTGTGAGAAGATCTTTGATCACACACTACAACTGGACACCTTCTCGCCCGTGTGCGTTCTCGCGTGTTTAAGCAAAGCTGAGCTGACATAAAAACCTCTGCCGCAGATTGAGCAACCAtagggtttttctccggtgtgcatCACTTTGTGTCTTTTCATGTAATCGCGCCGAGTGAACCTTTTGTCGCAGACCGAGCAAGCGAACGGTTTCTCTCCGGTGTGACTCCTCATGTGTCTTATGAGAAAAGCCTTGGCGATGAAGGTTTTGTCACATTGGGAGCATCGGAAGCGTGCGTTGTCGGCGCCGCCAGAGTGCGTCCTCGTGTGTGTCGTCATGTTGGACTTGGTGGAAAACTGTTTGCCGCAAATGGCGCAGCGGAAAGGTTTCTCGCCCGCATGGACGATCCTTGTGTGCACGGTGAGATTTCCCTTCTTGCTAAATGTTTTTCCGCACTGAGAGCACTTCCAGCATCTGTTGTCAGTGTGACGTCTCATGTGTCTCGTCAGGTTTCTCTTCTTGCCAAACGTTTTGTCGCAGTGAGAGCATTTGAAGAGTGTGTTGTCAGCGTGACGTGTGTGAGCAGCTTCATGGTCAGTGTCAGCAGACGTGGAGTGCTCACTATCTGACAGAGGAGCGaagtctgcttgtgatcctcctgctcttgttgagctgctgcttggtctCTCCGCCTCTCTCTGCTCCTCTTCATCGtcttcatcttcactcttcacaatcacCGGGAACTCCTTCAGTCCTTCGAGatgttcctcctcctcttctttaatgTTAGGGGGCTGTGGCTCCCCCTCTTCCATGCTGGAGCTCCACTCTTTTTGCTCAGGAGAAATATGTTTTTGTCTGacatctgcaggacacaagaacacaaacattatttttaTGAGACTGTTTTGAACGGTTTTATTGTGTGTAAATGCCCAACTAGGGACAGACATGAAGAATTAGCCAGTGGTGtgtcgtcagggccagcaaggccttctctgctggcctaacataaccatcatcatcattaaagataaaagtcatttactttccctaaatatgtcaaagtattcatattgtcttcatgtcatattatgctcctttcagtgatgttgtttttaggttagagtttttatccaatcagaattcagctagcttatgttgccatgctgtagcaAATCTGCCTTCacaatcaacaatgtgtgtgcactgtaagtgaacggccacatacagttgatagatcatTGGGATAGTTGTtgcttctagctggcctcaccttCAACCTGACATTTacatgattggatactcacttgggagtctcaagtgagtatccaatcacaagttgccaaaacaggaagtggcaccggtaTTTTGAAAGGTGAAGTTGGACTAAGTagtacatcactgaaggcctggtGAGAAACGCACCGCATTTTTCACATTTATGGCCATTTCCCCCCTTTTCTTCCCAgcttccctgtgcgtcattcctgggtgtatttttgacattttggcttggtattttttatcattttcggcattttggctctgtattttttataattttgggCATTGTCAGAATTTTGGCTAggtatttttgatcattttcggcatttttccacatttatggCCGTTTTCCCCgcttccctgtgcgtcattcctgggtgtatttttgacattttgtgc from Entelurus aequoreus isolate RoL-2023_Sb linkage group LG02, RoL_Eaeq_v1.1, whole genome shotgun sequence includes:
- the LOC133630362 gene encoding gastrula zinc finger protein XlCGF8.2DB-like, yielding MCKVEMLRVLVKQRLTAAVEEIFVVLERTIAEYEEELSRTKEENERQRQLLDALFNKHQQADVRQKHISPEQKEWSSSMEEGEPQPPNIKEEEEEHLEGLKEFPVIVKSEDEDDEEEQREAERPSSSSTRAGGSQADFAPLSDSEHSTSADTDHEAAHTRHADNTLFKCSHCDKTFGKKRNLTRHMRRHTDNRCWKCSQCGKTFSKKGNLTVHTRIVHAGEKPFRCAICGKQFSTKSNMTTHTRTHSGGADNARFRCSQCDKTFIAKAFLIRHMRSHTGEKPFACSVCDKRFTRRDYMKRHKVMHTGEKPYGCSICGRGFYVSSALLKHARTHTGEKVSSCSV